A genomic stretch from Desulfotignum balticum DSM 7044 includes:
- a CDS encoding rubredoxin-like domain-containing protein gives MTSWICDQCGYNLETDTPPEKCPSCKKDCTFVDNSCYTPDCAGTPNDPRITGKE, from the coding sequence ATGACCAGCTGGATTTGTGATCAATGCGGATACAATTTAGAAACGGACACCCCGCCGGAAAAATGTCCGAGTTGCAAGAAAGACTGCACATTTGTGGACAATTCATGTTACACCCCGGATTGTGCGGGAACACCCAATGATCCGAGAATTACCGGAAAAGAGTAA
- a CDS encoding Eco57I restriction-modification methylase domain-containing protein — MLSDIEQSRLAISKATDPKKKSRLGQFFTPATIARFMAELFTPNSHSHCRLLDPGAGIGSLCDAFLNRWISGDLKFKNVHLDAFEIDPFLQPYLMQTLGKYENISGFSMHIDISDFIITASEGISGNLFVKPLPSYTHAILNPPYKKIRSDSKHRSALRRAGIETVNLYSAFLALSLSLLKPQGQLVAIVPRSFCNGPYYRRFRKFLLTQAAIKQIHLFLSRSKAFKDDDVLQENIIIHLEKNGEKRPIKISTSTDDHFYDLTSQNYPVEKIVLPDDTEQFIHIPTASAVASIAQGKNISWTLSDLKINISTGPVVDFRVKEHLRKMPGPDAVPLLYPAHFNSQGSEWPKPDIKKPNAIQRNNETEKWLLPNDFYCVVRRFSSKEEKRRVMANVVNPADFPEMTLLGFENHLNVFHANKQGLPKTLAYGLMVFLNSTALDEYFRTFNGHTQVNATDLKQIKYPSRDVLMALGEWALNQLELTQKTIDEKLAAAG, encoded by the coding sequence TTGCTTTCAGATATTGAACAATCCAGGCTGGCCATATCAAAAGCAACCGACCCGAAGAAAAAATCCCGGCTGGGACAGTTTTTCACACCGGCAACCATTGCAAGATTCATGGCGGAACTGTTCACCCCAAACAGCCACAGCCATTGCCGTCTACTCGACCCTGGCGCAGGGATCGGTTCTCTTTGTGATGCTTTTCTGAACCGGTGGATTTCCGGTGATCTCAAATTCAAGAATGTCCATCTGGATGCGTTTGAAATCGATCCTTTTTTACAGCCATATTTAATGCAGACATTGGGAAAATATGAAAACATCTCCGGTTTTTCCATGCATATAGATATCTCCGATTTTATTATAACCGCATCTGAAGGGATATCCGGCAACCTTTTTGTCAAACCGCTTCCCAGTTACACCCATGCCATTTTAAACCCACCCTACAAAAAAATCCGAAGCGATTCAAAACACCGTTCCGCCCTGCGGCGGGCCGGCATCGAAACGGTGAACCTGTATTCCGCATTCCTGGCATTGTCGCTGTCTCTGCTTAAACCCCAGGGACAACTGGTTGCCATTGTTCCACGCAGTTTCTGCAACGGACCCTATTATCGCCGGTTTCGTAAATTCCTCTTAACCCAGGCCGCCATCAAGCAGATCCATTTATTTTTGTCACGCAGCAAAGCATTCAAAGATGATGATGTGCTCCAGGAAAATATTATTATCCATCTTGAAAAAAACGGGGAAAAAAGGCCGATCAAAATATCCACCTCAACAGATGACCATTTTTATGACCTGACCAGTCAAAACTATCCGGTTGAAAAAATCGTATTGCCCGATGACACGGAACAATTCATTCATATCCCGACCGCATCAGCTGTCGCTTCCATTGCTCAGGGGAAAAATATTTCCTGGACCCTATCCGATCTGAAAATCAATATTTCCACCGGGCCTGTGGTGGATTTCCGGGTAAAGGAACACTTAAGAAAAATGCCGGGTCCAGATGCAGTTCCATTGCTCTATCCGGCTCATTTTAACAGTCAAGGCAGCGAGTGGCCCAAACCGGACATAAAAAAACCCAATGCCATTCAACGAAACAATGAAACGGAAAAATGGCTGTTGCCCAATGATTTCTATTGTGTGGTCCGCCGTTTTTCCTCTAAAGAAGAAAAACGGCGGGTCATGGCAAACGTAGTCAATCCGGCTGATTTTCCCGAAATGACATTGCTGGGTTTTGAAAATCATCTCAATGTTTTCCATGCCAACAAACAGGGACTGCCCAAAACACTGGCATATGGCCTCATGGTGTTTCTAAATTCAACCGCATTGGATGAATATTTCAGAACCTTCAACGGCCATACCCAGGTGAACGCGACCGATCTTAAACAAATCAAATATCCTAGCCGTGATGTCTTGATGGCGCTTGGCGAATGGGCGTTGAACCAGTTGGAACTCACCCAGAAAACGATTGATGAAAAACTGGCTGCTGCTGGTTGA